A region of Dermochelys coriacea isolate rDerCor1 chromosome 1, rDerCor1.pri.v4, whole genome shotgun sequence DNA encodes the following proteins:
- the LOC119856729 gene encoding apolipoprotein L6-like, translating to MASGTFNTYEENIDDHDFQYDGSLGISELLQEKMYTEELQSLFPEGYNYEEMLRDVMDLERSEGIIPWEESASEDIMVFLKQFPDQRKEIEKCILCLKDMADNIDETHKNCTIANMAANSTSLASGILTILGLTLAPLTAGGSLALTATGIGLGAAAAATSISVSIYENISNLKERSKANDLLVECQSNLKTLSLPDEVDFRPKFSPKSEAMGKHLKPLLSTASKIPEVVYKSVKGIKTNVRAFKVVKANPGLKALAKRLTTAGSAARNSAKGTKQVQKALGGTTLAMSKSARVFGATAAGVFVLFDAYSLVKDSIHLTEGAKVKAAADIREKASHLEKDLQNLSELYVELKGMVYE from the exons ATGGCCTCGGGAACATTCAATACTTATGAAG AAAACATTGATGACCACGATTTTCAATATGATGGCAGCCTGGGGATCTCAGAGCTTTTGCAGGAGAAAATGTATACTGAGGAGCTGCAGAGCTTGTTTCCTGAGGGGTACAACTATGAGGAAATGTTGCGGGACGTGATGGACCTTGAGAG ATCTGAAGGAATCATCCCCTGGGAAGAGAGTGCAAGTGAAGATATCATGGTCTTTCTGAAGCAGTTCCCTGACCAGAGAAAGGAGATAGAGAAGTGTATCCTGTGCCTTAAGGATATGGCAGACAACATTGATGAGACCCATAAGAACTGCACCATTGCCAACATGGCCGCGAACTCCACGAGCCTGGCATCCGGCATCTTGACCATCCTTGGGCTGACCTTAGCACCACTGACGGCAGGGGGGAGTTTGGCTCTCACAGCAACTGGGATTGGCctaggggcagcagcagcagctaccaGCATTTCTGTAAGCATATATGAGAACATCAGCAATTTGAAGGAAAGGAGCAAAGCCAATGACCTGCTGGTGGAATGCCAAAGCAACTTGAAAACACTGTCCCTTCCTGATGAAGTGGATTTCAGACCCAAATTCTCTCCAAAGAGTGAGGCCATGGGCAAACACCTGAAACCTCTCCTTTCCACCGCTAGTAAAATTCCAGAGGTAGTATACAAAAGCGTTAAGGGGATAAAAACCAACGTAAGAGCATTCAAAGTGGTGAAAGCTAACCCTGGTTTGAAGGCCTTAGCAAAACGGCTCACCACGGCTGGGAGTGCAGCCCGAAACTCAGCAAAGGGGACCAAGCAAGTGCAAAAAGCGTTAGGTGGGACCACCCTTGCCATGTCCAAAAGTGCAAGGGTGTTCGGTGCCACAGCAGCAGGAGTTTTTGTCTTGTTTGATGCCTACAGTCTCGTGAAAGACTCCATCCATTTAACTGAGGGGGCGAaggtgaaggctgcagcagataTAAGAGAAAAAGCTAGCCACCTTGAAAAGGACCTTCAGAATCTCAGTGAGCTGTATGTGGAGCTGAAAGGCATGGTGTATGAATAG